In the genome of Telluria beijingensis, one region contains:
- a CDS encoding DUF4214 domain-containing protein, producing MSDDFPNNPSTTGKLAIGGRQSGNFESGTDFDWFAVTLQAGQRYLFSLKSTGVVPFSTGYTVYALGMYDAAGNEVSQFQPGTYSEHPVLAFTPASSGTYYLSAGSVYGWYGVGGYEVWADLRTGPDDRPDDASTGANLARDGSITGSFEVAGDRDWIRFEATAGVYYRFTTEGPGPGQPGSSPYTFASEIHIRDSQGNLAAPYGSWFQPEASGTYYIDLLGLTAGDYKLVTTSVDDDYLATNATRGAIPVGALATGKVDYYGDIDRFRLVLDQDVSYTLTLNAAPYLYNLTLYDAAGKLVDSYAGNTNAGSMRMVVRAPEAGEYYLDVTHGAINSLPTPQAYSVSLLAGKRDLVGDTPATAQAAVVGTPTRGVLEDAGDVDVYRMSFTAGERYALSLYSPSGKWESLTLRVTGPDGAPLSFDMNSGGDYTIGKQFVPTVSGDYYLAVGSGVFGERPYVLDAVALRGDTSGPRLVSSSHPDGASAVRVTDNWIVLTFDETVRINLSGIVLRDAAGNVVSHDYSIGGGPSAPWVAGNQLFVKPFAFFQPGSYTLTLPQGAVTDLAGNPYAGPERITFSTVAAVTVGGAGDDLLVGGKGLRLEGGAGIDTVQLPGYANAYQIVREGGSTTVRHLETGVTDILSGVERLLFTQRGVALDIDGNGGQAYRLYRAAFDRAPDLEGVGFWIAQLDRGLSLQQVAAAFIGSAEFHGLYGSAPGNAQFVELLYRNVLHRQPDDGGYAFWMARLEDGIGRERVLATFSESVENVEALQDLIGNGFDYLPY from the coding sequence ATGAGCGACGACTTCCCAAACAATCCTTCCACCACCGGCAAGCTGGCCATCGGCGGGCGCCAGAGCGGAAATTTCGAATCCGGCACCGACTTCGACTGGTTCGCCGTCACCCTGCAGGCCGGCCAGCGCTACCTGTTTTCACTGAAGTCGACCGGGGTCGTCCCGTTCTCCACCGGCTACACCGTGTATGCGCTGGGAATGTACGACGCCGCGGGCAACGAGGTCAGCCAGTTCCAGCCTGGTACCTATTCCGAACATCCAGTGCTGGCCTTCACGCCCGCCAGTTCCGGCACCTATTACCTGTCCGCCGGCTCGGTCTATGGCTGGTATGGCGTGGGCGGCTACGAGGTGTGGGCCGACCTGCGCACCGGCCCCGACGACCGGCCCGACGATGCGTCCACGGGCGCCAACCTGGCGCGTGACGGCAGCATTACCGGCAGCTTCGAGGTGGCCGGCGACCGCGACTGGATCCGGTTCGAGGCCACGGCCGGCGTATACTACCGGTTCACTACCGAAGGCCCGGGGCCGGGCCAGCCGGGCAGTTCGCCCTACACGTTCGCCAGCGAGATCCACATCCGCGACAGCCAGGGAAACCTGGCCGCGCCCTATGGCAGCTGGTTCCAGCCGGAAGCCAGCGGCACCTATTACATCGACCTGCTCGGGCTCACCGCCGGCGACTACAAGCTGGTGACGACCAGCGTCGACGACGACTACCTGGCGACCAATGCCACGCGCGGCGCGATTCCGGTCGGCGCCCTCGCGACCGGCAAGGTGGATTATTACGGCGACATCGACCGCTTCCGCCTGGTGCTGGACCAGGACGTGTCGTATACGCTGACCCTGAACGCGGCGCCCTACCTGTACAACCTGACCCTGTACGACGCCGCCGGCAAGCTGGTCGACAGCTACGCCGGCAATACCAATGCGGGCAGCATGCGCATGGTGGTGCGCGCGCCGGAAGCCGGCGAATACTACCTGGACGTCACCCACGGCGCGATCAACTCGCTGCCCACGCCGCAGGCCTACAGCGTCAGCCTGCTCGCGGGCAAGCGCGACCTGGTGGGCGACACGCCTGCAACAGCCCAGGCCGCCGTCGTCGGCACGCCGACCCGGGGTGTACTCGAAGACGCGGGCGACGTCGACGTCTATCGCATGAGCTTCACGGCCGGCGAGCGCTATGCGCTGTCGCTGTATTCTCCCAGCGGCAAATGGGAGTCGCTCACGCTGCGCGTCACCGGGCCCGATGGCGCGCCGCTGTCGTTCGACATGAACAGCGGCGGCGACTACACGATCGGCAAGCAATTCGTGCCGACCGTCAGCGGCGACTATTACCTGGCGGTCGGCAGCGGCGTATTCGGCGAGCGCCCTTATGTCCTGGACGCGGTCGCGCTGCGCGGCGACACCAGCGGCCCGCGGCTGGTGTCCAGCAGCCATCCGGACGGCGCGAGCGCGGTCCGGGTCACCGACAACTGGATCGTGCTGACCTTCGACGAAACGGTCAGGATCAACCTGTCCGGCATCGTGCTGCGCGACGCCGCCGGCAATGTCGTCAGCCATGATTATTCGATCGGCGGCGGGCCGAGTGCGCCGTGGGTGGCCGGCAACCAGCTGTTCGTCAAGCCGTTCGCCTTCTTTCAGCCCGGTAGCTACACGTTGACCTTGCCGCAGGGCGCGGTGACCGACCTGGCCGGCAATCCCTACGCCGGGCCGGAACGCATCACGTTCTCCACGGTGGCGGCAGTGACAGTGGGCGGCGCGGGCGACGACCTGCTCGTCGGCGGCAAGGGCTTGCGGCTCGAAGGCGGCGCCGGCATCGACACCGTCCAGTTGCCCGGCTATGCCAACGCCTACCAGATCGTGCGCGAAGGGGGATCGACGACCGTGCGTCACCTGGAGACCGGCGTCACGGACATCCTGTCGGGCGTCGAGCGGCTGCTGTTCACCCAGCGTGGCGTCGCGCTCGACATCGACGGCAACGGCGGCCAGGCCTATCGCCTGTACCGCGCCGCCTTCGACCGTGCCCCCGACCTGGAAGGCGTCGGTTTCTGGATCGCCCAGCTCGACCGCGGCCTGTCGCTGCAGCAGGTCGCCGCCGCCTTCATCGGCAGCGCCGAATTCCATGGCCTGTATGGCAGCGCGCCGGGCAACGCGCAGTTCGTCGAGCTGTTGTACCGCAACGTGTTGCACCGCCAGCCGGACGACGGCGGTTACGCGTTCTGGATGGCGCGTTTGGAGGATGGCATCGGGCGCGAACGGGTGCTGGCCACGTTCAGCGAGTCGGTCGAGAACGTGGAGGCGCTGCAGGACCTGATCGGCAATGGCTTCGATTACCTGCCGTATTGA
- a CDS encoding rubredoxin, with translation MCLICGWVYDEAVGAPDDGIAPGTRWADVPMNWTCPECGARKDDFEMTAI, from the coding sequence ATGTGCCTGATTTGTGGCTGGGTCTACGACGAGGCTGTCGGTGCGCCCGACGACGGCATCGCCCCCGGCACCCGCTGGGCCGACGTGCCGATGAACTGGACTTGCCCGGAATGCGGCGCGCGCAAGGACGATTTCGAAATGACGGCAATATAA
- the hemL gene encoding glutamate-1-semialdehyde 2,1-aminomutase, which produces MTTEQTTSRNDTLFARAQQSTPGGVNSPVRAFRSVGGTPRFIERAQGPYFWDADGKRYIDYIGSWGPAILGHARPEVVEAVQAAAANGLSFGAPTEGEIEIAEEICRLLPSIEQVRLVSSGTEATMSALRLARGATGRDKIVKFEGCYHGHADSLLVKAGSGLLTFGNPTSAGVPEDFVKHTLVLDYNNVPQLEDAFASMGDTIACVIVEPVAGNMNLIRATPEFLQRMRELCTEHGAVLIFDEVMCGFRVGLDGAQGLYGITPDLTALGKVIGGGMPVAAFGGRHDLMQKMAPIGPVYQAGTLSGNPVAVAAGMTTLKLIQEEGFYERLTATADRLVTGLTAAAQEAGIDFCGDSVGGMFGMYFSKDVPGSYSEMMAGDKERFNRFFHGMLEEGVYFAPAMFEAGFVSIQHDDAVIDATIEAARRVFKRIG; this is translated from the coding sequence ATGACCACTGAACAAACCACCTCGCGCAACGACACCCTGTTCGCCCGTGCCCAGCAATCGACGCCCGGCGGCGTCAACTCGCCGGTGCGCGCCTTCCGCTCGGTGGGCGGCACGCCGCGCTTCATCGAGCGCGCCCAGGGGCCGTACTTCTGGGATGCCGACGGCAAGCGCTATATCGACTACATCGGTTCCTGGGGCCCGGCCATCCTCGGCCATGCCCGGCCAGAGGTAGTCGAGGCGGTGCAGGCCGCTGCTGCTAACGGTCTATCTTTCGGCGCCCCGACCGAGGGCGAAATCGAGATCGCCGAAGAAATCTGCCGCCTGCTGCCGTCGATCGAGCAGGTGCGCCTGGTCTCGTCCGGCACCGAAGCCACCATGAGCGCGCTGCGCCTGGCGCGCGGCGCCACCGGGCGCGACAAGATCGTCAAGTTCGAGGGCTGCTACCACGGCCACGCCGATTCGCTGCTGGTCAAGGCCGGCAGCGGCCTGCTGACCTTCGGCAATCCGACCTCGGCCGGCGTGCCGGAAGACTTCGTGAAGCACACGCTGGTGCTCGACTATAACAATGTGCCGCAACTGGAAGACGCCTTTGCGTCGATGGGCGACACCATCGCCTGCGTGATCGTGGAGCCGGTGGCCGGCAATATGAACCTGATCCGCGCCACGCCGGAATTTTTGCAGCGCATGCGCGAGCTGTGCACCGAACACGGCGCGGTGCTGATCTTCGACGAGGTGATGTGCGGTTTTCGCGTGGGCCTCGACGGCGCCCAGGGCCTGTACGGCATCACGCCCGACCTGACCGCGCTGGGCAAGGTGATCGGCGGCGGCATGCCGGTGGCGGCCTTCGGCGGCCGGCATGACCTGATGCAGAAGATGGCGCCGATCGGGCCGGTGTACCAGGCAGGCACGCTGTCGGGCAATCCGGTGGCGGTGGCGGCGGGCATGACCACCCTGAAGCTGATCCAGGAAGAAGGCTTTTATGAACGCCTGACGGCGACCGCGGATCGCCTGGTGACGGGGCTGACCGCGGCCGCCCAGGAAGCCGGCATCGACTTCTGCGGCGACTCGGTCGGCGGCATGTTCGGCATGTATTTCTCGAAGGACGTGCCGGGCAGCTATAGCGAGATGATGGCGGGCGACAAGGAACGCTTCAACCGCTTCTTCCACGGCATGCTGGAAGAAGGCGTGTACTTCGCGCCGGCCATGTTCGAAGCGGGGTTTGTGTCGATCCAGCACGATGACGCCGTGATCGACGCCACCATCGAGGCGGCGCGGCGCGTGTTCAAGCGGATCGGCTGA
- a CDS encoding response regulator, whose amino-acid sequence MTTSPQSTALTIMVIDDSSTIRRSAEIFLNQAGYQVVLADDGFDALAKINDHHPALVFCDILMPRLDGYQTCALIKKSARFRATPVLMLSSKDGLFDRARGAMVGASAYLTKPFTKDSLLAAVREHAVPQA is encoded by the coding sequence ATGACGACATCGCCGCAATCCACGGCCCTGACCATCATGGTAATCGACGACAGCAGCACGATCCGCCGCTCCGCCGAGATTTTCCTGAACCAGGCCGGTTACCAGGTGGTGCTGGCCGACGACGGCTTCGACGCCCTGGCCAAGATCAACGACCATCATCCGGCGCTGGTGTTCTGCGACATCCTGATGCCGCGCCTCGACGGCTACCAGACCTGCGCGCTGATCAAGAAGAGCGCGCGTTTTCGCGCCACGCCCGTCCTGATGCTGTCGTCCAAGGACGGCCTGTTCGACCGCGCGCGCGGCGCGATGGTCGGCGCCAGCGCCTATCTCACCAAACCGTTTACCAAAGACAGCCTGCTGGCGGCCGTGCGCGAGCACGCCGTGCCGCAGGCCTGA
- the mtgA gene encoding monofunctional biosynthetic peptidoglycan transglycosylase, with amino-acid sequence MAKSRKGAPSGRRWIKWIFLGPLLLVLLVQLYFFAMVCWYSQFNPGTTSFMREQLSQLREKNPDATLKHQWVPYARISRHLKRAVVASEDANFSVHNGVDWEGIERAYERNNRRSKVVGGGSTITQQLAKNLFLSGSRSYLRKGQELVIAFMLETVMSKERILELYLNVVEYGRGVFGAEAAARHYYKTSAANLGQAQAARLAVMLPNPRYYDKHGTTNYLQRRTNAIMRQMRFADVP; translated from the coding sequence ATGGCCAAGTCGCGCAAGGGTGCGCCGAGCGGGCGCCGCTGGATCAAGTGGATCTTCCTTGGCCCGCTGCTGCTGGTGCTGCTGGTCCAGCTGTATTTCTTCGCCATGGTGTGCTGGTATTCGCAGTTCAATCCGGGCACCACCAGTTTCATGCGCGAGCAGCTGTCGCAGCTGCGCGAAAAGAATCCGGACGCGACCCTGAAACACCAGTGGGTGCCATACGCGCGCATCTCGCGTCACCTGAAACGCGCCGTGGTGGCTTCGGAAGACGCCAATTTCAGTGTTCACAATGGCGTGGACTGGGAAGGCATCGAGCGCGCCTACGAGCGCAACAACCGGCGCAGCAAGGTGGTCGGCGGCGGCTCCACCATCACCCAGCAATTGGCCAAGAACCTGTTCCTGTCCGGCTCGCGCAGTTATCTGCGCAAGGGCCAGGAATTGGTGATCGCCTTCATGCTGGAGACGGTGATGAGCAAGGAGCGGATCCTCGAGCTGTACCTGAACGTGGTCGAATACGGGCGCGGCGTGTTCGGCGCCGAGGCGGCCGCGCGCCACTATTACAAGACCTCGGCCGCCAACCTGGGCCAGGCCCAGGCCGCGCGGCTGGCGGTGATGTTGCCCAATCCGCGCTACTACGACAAGCACGGCACCACCAATTACCTGCAGCGCCGTACCAATGCAATCATGCGCCAGATGCGTTTCGCCGACGTGCCGTAG
- a CDS encoding class I SAM-dependent methyltransferase produces the protein MPSIRLRHCRTSYTHRTLPVLLVCLSALMLLSPASGDAAAQAAAADTRYESVRRSPDGIGKRYMGREIAGVMGWEGAQWLERESRAREERPELLLPELALAPGMTVADIGAGTGYYTWQLAKLVGPGGRVYAVDVQPEMIGMLDSQMAKRGVRNVVSVLGSETTVKLPRASVDLAIMVDVYHELAYPAEVLDSIVDALKPGGRVVFVEYRAEDPAVAIKPLHKMSERQIRREATAHGLKWERSIKSLPIQHAVVFRKP, from the coding sequence ATGCCCAGCATCCGCTTACGCCATTGCCGCACCTCATACACTCACCGTACGCTACCTGTCCTGCTGGTTTGCCTGTCGGCCCTGATGCTGCTGTCACCCGCCAGTGGCGATGCCGCGGCACAGGCAGCAGCCGCCGATACGCGCTATGAAAGCGTTCGACGCAGTCCGGATGGCATCGGCAAGCGCTACATGGGACGCGAGATCGCCGGCGTGATGGGATGGGAGGGCGCCCAATGGCTCGAGCGCGAAAGCCGGGCACGTGAGGAGCGGCCGGAATTGCTTCTGCCGGAACTGGCGCTGGCGCCGGGCATGACGGTGGCCGACATCGGCGCCGGCACTGGCTACTACACCTGGCAGCTGGCGAAACTGGTCGGGCCAGGCGGACGTGTCTATGCAGTCGACGTCCAGCCGGAAATGATCGGCATGCTCGACAGCCAGATGGCAAAGCGCGGCGTGCGCAATGTCGTCTCGGTGCTAGGCAGCGAAACCACGGTCAAACTGCCACGGGCCAGCGTAGACCTGGCAATCATGGTCGATGTCTATCACGAGCTTGCTTATCCTGCAGAGGTCCTCGACAGCATCGTCGACGCCCTGAAGCCGGGCGGGCGCGTTGTCTTCGTCGAATATCGGGCCGAGGATCCGGCAGTTGCGATCAAGCCGCTGCATAAGATGAGCGAGCGGCAGATTCGGCGTGAAGCCACGGCGCATGGCCTGAAGTGGGAACGCAGCATCAAATCGCTGCCGATCCAGCATGCGGTCGTGTTTCGGAAGCCCTGA
- a CDS encoding chemotaxis protein CheW — MSSAAAGDAGAEGEGGRRDPAARRTRLRLYQEQLLEKMQAAKTGSGAGAGQLGLAIGGARYLVDLLEVGEIVAPAPLTAVPLTQPWYLGLANVRGSLLGVIDLARYLGQDAPAAGPGAPRLVVFAPHLGFNCALLATQVFGLRQAATMERAGDVLRDADGHTWTPLSLAALVREERFIQVAR, encoded by the coding sequence ATGAGCTCCGCGGCGGCCGGCGACGCTGGCGCGGAAGGCGAGGGCGGGCGGCGCGATCCCGCCGCGCGCCGCACCCGCCTGCGCCTCTACCAGGAGCAGTTGCTGGAAAAGATGCAGGCCGCGAAGACCGGCAGCGGCGCCGGCGCCGGCCAGCTCGGCCTGGCGATCGGCGGCGCGCGCTACCTGGTCGACCTGCTCGAGGTCGGCGAAATCGTCGCTCCCGCACCCCTCACCGCCGTTCCCCTGACCCAGCCCTGGTACCTCGGCCTGGCCAATGTGCGCGGCAGCCTGCTGGGCGTGATCGACCTGGCGCGCTACCTGGGCCAGGACGCGCCGGCCGCCGGCCCGGGCGCACCGCGCCTGGTGGTGTTCGCACCGCATCTCGGCTTCAATTGCGCGCTGCTGGCCACCCAGGTGTTCGGCCTGCGCCAGGCAGCAACGATGGAGCGCGCCGGCGACGTCCTGCGCGATGCCGACGGCCATACCTGGACGCCGCTGTCGCTGGCGGCGCTGGTGCGCGAAGAACGCTTCATCCAGGTCGCACGCTAG
- the thiD gene encoding bifunctional hydroxymethylpyrimidine kinase/phosphomethylpyrimidine kinase: MQNQPFPLILSFGVCDPVGAVGVQADCATFSALGCHGLSAIAGLLVSDSARVENMYELDSDWMAEQARTLLEDMPIAAFKVGAVGSALHLAAIAEIVSDYPDAPLILDPFLSALPDAGLGDEEMLSALRSILAPQATALILSQPELGRMAELWRDGADGGHGALEEDVAELVSSGLQYVVVTGSRDELGACSNRLYDASGEVARVEWQHLPGPFLGAGNTYAAAFTALMAHGMDAQQALAVAQEYTTGALEHAQRFGMGKLIPSKFFRP, encoded by the coding sequence GTGCAAAACCAACCGTTCCCCCTCATCCTGAGCTTTGGCGTCTGCGACCCGGTCGGCGCGGTCGGCGTGCAGGCGGATTGCGCCACGTTCTCGGCGCTCGGATGCCACGGGCTGTCGGCGATCGCCGGCCTGCTGGTGTCGGACAGCGCCCGCGTCGAGAATATGTATGAGCTCGACAGCGACTGGATGGCCGAACAGGCGCGCACCCTGCTCGAAGACATGCCGATCGCCGCCTTCAAGGTCGGCGCCGTCGGCTCGGCCCTGCACCTGGCCGCGATCGCCGAGATCGTCTCCGACTACCCGGACGCGCCGCTGATCCTCGATCCCTTCCTGTCGGCCCTGCCCGACGCCGGCCTGGGCGACGAAGAGATGCTGTCCGCACTGCGCTCGATCCTGGCGCCGCAGGCGACCGCCCTGATCCTGTCCCAGCCCGAACTCGGCCGCATGGCCGAACTGTGGCGCGACGGCGCCGACGGCGGCCATGGCGCGCTCGAGGAAGACGTGGCCGAACTCGTGTCCAGCGGCTTGCAATACGTGGTGGTGACCGGCAGCCGCGACGAACTCGGCGCCTGCTCGAACCGCCTGTACGATGCCAGCGGCGAAGTGGCGCGGGTCGAATGGCAGCACCTGCCCGGCCCCTTCCTGGGCGCCGGCAACACCTATGCGGCCGCCTTCACCGCCCTGATGGCCCACGGCATGGACGCGCAGCAGGCGCTGGCCGTGGCCCAGGAGTACACCACCGGCGCGCTCGAGCACGCGCAGCGCTTCGGCATGGGTAAGCTCATTCCCAGTAAATTCTTCCGTCCCTAG
- a CDS encoding response regulator yields the protein MAINKILIVDDSPTERLYLTDILVKNGFVVSTAVNGDEAIERIRAERPELILMDVVMPGANGFQVTRAIARDPELAGLPVIICSSKNQETDRIWGMRQGARDYLVKPVDPERLLASIAALATAGSVSA from the coding sequence GTGGCCATCAACAAGATCCTCATCGTCGACGACTCCCCGACCGAACGACTGTACCTGACCGACATCCTGGTCAAGAACGGCTTTGTCGTTAGCACCGCCGTGAATGGCGACGAAGCTATCGAGCGCATCCGCGCCGAGCGCCCCGAACTGATCCTCATGGACGTGGTCATGCCCGGCGCCAACGGCTTCCAGGTGACGCGCGCCATCGCGCGCGACCCGGAACTGGCAGGGCTGCCGGTCATCATCTGCAGCAGCAAGAACCAGGAGACCGACCGCATCTGGGGCATGCGCCAGGGCGCCAGGGATTACCTGGTCAAGCCGGTCGACCCGGAACGCCTGCTGGCCAGCATCGCGGCCCTGGCCACTGCCGGCAGCGTGAGCGCATGA
- the corA gene encoding magnesium/cobalt transporter CorA — protein sequence MINVFVLQNGRLNQAAIASRHDLDNVAPVWVDLTDPDEEERTWVKAKYGVTLPGEDEVQDIEASARYYEAENGDLHLRTDFLLEEEDGPSRVVTVAFILSGKILFSVHNDDLPVFRLVRMRARSRPGSIEDYMDVLLDLYATDAEYSADALEGIYESLEEVSTRVLQKEFTDQDAAAALNAIAHEEDLNGRIRRNMMDTRRAVSFLMRGRLLNSDQFEEARQILRDIESLDGHTSFLFDKVNFLMDATVGFININQNKIIKIFSVASVAFLPPTLIASVYGMNFAVLPELNWRFGYPFAIALMIACGVAPLWYFRRRGWLK from the coding sequence ATGATCAACGTATTCGTCCTCCAGAATGGCCGCCTGAACCAGGCCGCGATCGCTTCCCGGCACGACCTGGACAACGTCGCGCCGGTCTGGGTCGACCTGACCGATCCGGACGAGGAAGAGCGCACCTGGGTCAAGGCCAAGTATGGCGTCACCCTGCCGGGCGAGGACGAGGTGCAGGACATCGAAGCGTCGGCGCGCTACTACGAGGCGGAGAACGGCGACCTGCACCTGCGCACCGACTTTCTGCTGGAAGAAGAAGACGGCCCGTCGCGGGTGGTGACGGTGGCTTTCATCCTGTCCGGCAAAATCCTGTTCTCGGTCCATAACGACGACCTGCCCGTATTCCGCCTGGTGCGCATGCGCGCCCGTTCGCGGCCAGGTTCGATCGAAGACTATATGGACGTGCTGCTCGACCTGTACGCGACCGACGCCGAGTATTCGGCCGACGCGCTCGAGGGCATCTACGAAAGCCTGGAAGAAGTCTCGACCCGCGTGCTGCAGAAAGAGTTCACCGACCAGGACGCGGCCGCCGCGCTGAATGCCATCGCGCACGAGGAAGACTTGAACGGCCGCATCCGCCGCAACATGATGGACACGCGGCGCGCGGTCAGCTTCCTGATGCGCGGCCGCCTGCTGAACTCGGACCAGTTCGAGGAAGCGCGCCAGATCCTGCGCGATATCGAATCGCTGGACGGCCACACGTCCTTCCTGTTTGATAAAGTGAACTTCCTGATGGACGCCACCGTCGGCTTCATCAACATCAACCAGAATAAGATCATCAAGATCTTCTCGGTGGCCTCGGTCGCCTTCCTGCCGCCGACCCTGATCGCCAGCGTCTACGGCATGAACTTCGCCGTGCTGCCCGAACTGAACTGGCGTTTCGGCTACCCATTCGCGATCGCGCTGATGATCGCCTGCGGCGTGGCGCCGCTGTGGTATTTCCGCCGCCGCGGCTGGCTTAAATAA